A genomic window from Salvia miltiorrhiza cultivar Shanhuang (shh) chromosome 5, IMPLAD_Smil_shh, whole genome shotgun sequence includes:
- the LOC131024937 gene encoding 3beta-hydroxysteroid-dehydrogenase/decarboxylase-like, which produces MVAGERWCVVTGGRGFAARHLVVMLIQRGVYSVRISDLGPTIALDADEETGVLGSAFKSGRAQYVTADLRDKSQVLRAFNGAEVVFHMAAPDSSINNHQLQYSVNVQGTKNVIDACIEQKVKRLIYTSSPSVVFDGVHEIINGDESLPYPSTHNDSYSATKAEGEALVLKSNGSNGLLTCCIRPSSIFGPGDKLLVPSLIAAARAGKSKFIIGDGNNIYDFTYVENVAHAHICAEQALASEKSIAEKAGGQAYFITNMERIKFWEFMSFILEGLGYDRPKIKIPAAVVMPIGHMVELIYKILAPYGMKVPQLTPSRIRLLSRSRTFDCKKANDCLGYMPIVTLQEGLRRTIEAYPHLKADAKLKMDGTSKVSATLPSWNNKQLLAVVLIVAAYYFFFVWGKLSNKTQAHF; this is translated from the exons ATGGTCGCCGGAGAGAGGTGGTGCGTGGTGACGGGCGGGAGAGGCTTCGCGGCGAGGCATCTGGTGGTTATGCTCATCCAACGCGGCGTTTATTCCGTGCGCATTTCCGATTTGGGGCCTACCATCGCGCTCGACGCCGACGAGGAGACCGGCGTTCTCGGCAGCGCATTCAAGTCCGGTCGCGCGCAGTATGTCACCGCAGATCTTCGCGACAAATCTCAAGTGCTCAGAG CTTTCAATGGAGCTGAAGTCGTGTTTCACATGGCTGCTCCCGATTCATCAATCAATAACCATCAGCTGCAGTATTCTGTCAATGTGCAAG GAACCAAGAACGTCATTGATGCATGTATTGAGCAGAAAGTAAAACGACTTATATATACAAGCTCCCCAAGCGTAGTTTTCGATGGAGTTCACGAAATAATTAATGGAGATGAATCATTACCTTATCCTTCTACG CACAATGATTCGTACTCGGCCACAAAAGCTGAAGGAGAGGCCCTGGTTCTGAAGTCAAATGGGTCAAACGGACTACTAACGTGCTGCATTCGACCCAGCAGCATCTTTGGCCCCGGTGACAAGTTGCTCGTTCCATCTTTAATTGCTGCAGCAAGGGCTGGAAAATCTAAG TTCATCATCGGAGATGGCAACAACATATATGATTTTACTTATGTTGAGAATGTAGCACACGCTCACATATGTGCTGAACAAGCTTTGGCATCGGAAAAGAGTATAGCAGAAAAAGCTGGTGGACAG GCATACTTCATTACCAATATGGAACGAATCAAATTTTGGGAGTTCATGTCTTTCATCCTTGAAGGTTTAGGTTATGACAG GCCAAAAATTAAGATTCCTGCAGCCGTTGTGATGCCCATTGGGCATATGGTGGAgttaatttataaaatcttAGCCCCATATGGGATGAAAGTGCCACAGTTGACACCATCAAGAATCAGACTTCTATCTCGCAGCAGAACTTTTGATTGTAAAAAAGCCAATGATTGTCTTGGCTATATGCCTATTGTGACTCTCCAG GAGGGACTCAGAAGAACAATTGAAGCATACCCGCACTTGAAGGCTGATGCTAAACTGAAAATGGATGGAACATCGAAAG TTTCTGCCACCCTACCCTCATGGAATAACAAGCAACTTCTCGCTGTAGTGCTGATCGTAGCTGCATATTACTTTTTCTTCGTATGGGGCAAACTATCCAACAAAAC
- the LOC131025005 gene encoding uncharacterized protein LOC131025005: MALGLILGIGRTFRKKRASSLDILTSKRSPKGYYKGKNCKPTGFHTRKGGYVVVPEKLPNYVVPDLTGFKLKPYVSQCGIQASESSK; the protein is encoded by the exons ATGGCGTTAGGGCTGATATTGGGGATTGGGAGGACGTTCAGGAAGAAGCGAGCGTCGTCGCTCGATATTCTGACGTCGAAGAGGAGTCCTAAAGGCTATTACAAGGGCAAAAATTGCAAGCCCACCGGTTTCCACACTCGAAAAG GTGGTTATGTTGTGGTTCCTGAAAAGTTGCCAAACTACGTGGTGCCAGATTTGACGGGATTCAAG CTAAAGCCGTACGTATCACAGTGTGGAATACAGGCTTCTGAGTCATCTAAATGA
- the LOC131024977 gene encoding ethylene-responsive transcription factor ERF017-like: MAEGGGGGKYRGVRKRKWGRYVSEIRLPNSRERIWLGSYGTPEKAARAFDAALFCLRGRTAKFNFPDDPPDIPGGESLSPPEIQVVAQRYANSWGAGPQAATAGGGDGGFRARASEDSATVDLIDGSFWEMVDNAGCVADFGLFVEPGEMYMDPYYETRVYEDEDECYDHRLWNF, translated from the coding sequence ATGGCGGAGGGCGGCGGCGGGGGCAAGTACAGGGGCGTGCGCAAGCGAAAATGGGGGAGATACGTCTCCGAGATACGCCTACCCAACAGCCGGGAACGGATATGGCTCGGCTCCTACGGCACACCGGAGAAGGCGGCTCGGGCCTTCGATGCCGCCCTCTTCTGCCTCCGCGGCCGCACCGCCAAGTTCAACTTCCCAGACGACCCGCCTGACATCCCGGGCGGGGAGTCGCTGTCCCCGCCCGAGATTCAGGTCGTGGCGCAGCGCTACGCGAATAGTTGGGGCGCTGGCCCGCAGGCGGCAACGGCGGGCGGAGGAGACGGTGGGTTTCGGGCCCGGGCCTCGGAAGATTCCGCGACGGTGGACTTGATTGATGGGTCGTTTTGGGAAATGGTGGACAATGCGGGCTGCGTTGCGGATTTCGGGCTTTTTGTGGAGCCCGGCGAAATGTATATGGATCCATATTATGAAACTAGGGTTTATGAAGATGAGGACGAGTGCTATGATCATCGGCTTTGGAATTTCTAA
- the LOC131026099 gene encoding uncharacterized protein LOC131026099, protein MSEDGDDDRDDFLPPPPLIRELGRHKRNHPLCIVLPTINQNAEIKPDFIQVLPKFSNSLEESAHKHLAEFDLVCITLRPQGFSEDHLRLLTFPHTLQGRARDWLFDLSPGSIRTWNDLEEQFLRKFFPESKAANLRIAISSIKQRQQECLSDYWERFQQLCHRCPNHGFSDYQLLINYFYRGMSSFDRRIVDAACGGSLTNKTLDEAKQLIFDMVSNGQQYEDEDDDRYRPVNRAEDVCVNEKLDALTSLVRGLVGAQIQKDNHPNFSWNHSPEFFTSAQPQAGWYAHTDRPEPSMSDILQSLAQSSQIVNNLVQSQQAFQQETQAALGSMGTQITLLTTQVNKLQANLGKLPSQEVHPKEYVYAMNLMSEEDFFDPKPMEDEKETEELAQNKEKECGREILEIFTMNKEPPECYDEIQGCKVQPNSTNEIHIWNLSHGMPIPTSTGQIVPSIVKLPKRKLKPPDD, encoded by the exons ATGTCTGAAGATGGGGACGATGACCGTGATGATTTTCTGCCACCACCACCGTTGATAAGAGAGTTGGGCCGCCACAAGAGAAATCATCCGCTATGCATTGTGTTGCCCACGATTAATCAAAATGCTGAAATCAAGCCTGACTTCATTCAAGTTCTTCCAAAATTCAGCAACTCGCTTGAagagagtgcacataaacatcttGCTGAATTTGATTTAGTTTGCATTACTTTACGCCCTCAAGGTTTTTCTGAAGATCATTTAAGATTACTAACTTTTCCTCATACATTGCAGGGTAGAGCTCGAGATTGGTTGTTTGATCTATCACCTGGATCAATCAGAACTTGGAACGACTTAGAGGAGCAGTTTTTGCGTAAATTCTTTCCAGAATCAAAGGCTGCAAATCTAAGAATAGCTATTAGTAGCATCAAGCAGAGGCAACAAGAGTGTTTGTCTGAttattgggagagatttcaacaATTATGTCATAGATGtcctaaccacggattttctgaTTATCAGTtgctcattaattatttttatcgtggtatgtcttcttttgaCAGGAGGATTGTTGATGCTGCTTGCGGAGGAAGTTTGACCAACAAGACCTTGGATGAAGCAAAACAATTGATTTTTGATATGGTCTCCAATGGTCAAcaatatgaggatgaggatgatgatagGTACAGGCCGGTCAACAGAGCAGAAGATGTATGTGTGAATGAGAAACTCGATGCTCTAACTTCCTTAGTTAGAGGCCTGGTTGGAGCTCAAATTCAGAAGGATAATCATCCAAATTTCAGCTGGAATCATTCGCCTGAATTTTTCACCAGCGCACAGCCGCAGGCTGGGtggtatgcccataccgaccGCCCAGAGCCCAGTATGAGTGATATTCTTCAGAGTCTGGCACAGAGCAGCCAGATTGTTAACAATTTGGTGCAAAGTCAGCAAGCTTTCCAGCAAGAGACGCAGGCTGCGTTGGGTAGTATGGGCACACAGATCACTCTGCTCACCACTCAAGTGAACAAGTTGCAAGCAAATCTTGGAAAACTTCCATCTCAAGAAGTACATCCCAAGGAGTATGTTTATGCTATGAATTTAATGAGTGAGGAAGATTTCTTTGATCCAAAGCCCATGGAAGATGAAAAAGAGACGGAAGA GTTGGCCCAAAACAAGGAAAAAGAATGTGGCAGGGAGATTCTGGAAATATTCACGATGAATAAAGAACCACCAGAATGTTATGATGAAATTCAAGGGTGTAAAGTGCAGCCAAACTCCACCAATGAAATTCACATTTGGAATCTGTCGCACGGTATGCCCATACCAACTAGCACTGGACAGATTGTGCCTTCAATTGTGAAACTGCCAAAGCGGAAATTGAAACCACCTGATGATTGA